One Ammospiza caudacuta isolate bAmmCau1 chromosome 11, bAmmCau1.pri, whole genome shotgun sequence genomic window carries:
- the P2RY14 gene encoding P2Y purinoceptor 14, with protein MLNSSSSPSGNNCSHSTVVSTTVIPLLYCLIFLAGLSLNALAAWVFLYVPSTKSFIVYLKNIAVADLLMSLTFPFKILADSGLAPARLSLFVCRYSAVVFYMNMYIGITFFGLIGFDRYYKIVKPLFTSFVHTVNYSKAVSAIIWLVLMIVSFPNMILTNEITKDSYSTKCIGLKSELGRQWHKATTYICTGIFWIVFFLLIVFYTSISKKIYSSYKKFQRNSDTAKRKTSRNIFTIMFVFVICFVPYHLCRTPYTLSQTSSQFTCQSQKSLFYAKEFTLVLSAANVCLDPIIYFFLCLPFREKLYQKLHLKMKASSEVEISKSRRSNTLGESINIV; from the coding sequence ATGCTcaactccagcagcagcccctcgGGCAACAACTGCAGCCACAGCACGGTGGTCAGCACCACGGTCATCCCGCTGCTCTACTGCCTCATCTTCCTCGCCGGGCTCTCGCTCAACGCCCTGGCAGCCTGGGTCTTCCTCTACGTGCCCAGCACTAAGAGCTTCATCGTCTATCTCAAGAACATCGCCGTGGCCGACCTCCTGATGAGCCTGACGTTCCCTTTCAAAATCCTCGCTGACTCGGGGCttgcccctgcccggctcagCCTGTTCGTGTGCAGGTACTCGGCCGTCGTGTTCTACATGAACATGTACATCGGGATCACCTTCTTCGGCCTCATAGGCTTCGACAGGTACTACAAAATCGTCAAGCCTTTGTTCACCTCCTTCGTCCACACAGTTAACTACAGCAAGGCGGTCTCTGCAATCATATGGCTGGTACTAATGATTGTGTCATTTCCAAACATGATTTTAACCAATGAAATCACTAAGGACAGTTACTCCACAAAATGTATAGGTCTTAAAAGCGAGCTTGGCAGACAGTGGCACAAGGCAACAACTTATATTTGCACAGGGATTTTCtggattgtttttttcctgctaatcGTATTTTACACTTCTATATCCAAAAAAATATACAGCTCTTACAAAAAATTCCAGAGGAACTCAGACACAGCCAAGAGAAAAACCAGCCGGAACATATTCACCATCATGTTTGTGTTTGTCATTTGCTTTGTGCCCTACCACCTCTGCAGGACCCCATACACCTTGAGCCAGACCAGCTCCCAGTTCACCTGCCAGTCCCAAAAATCGCTGTTCTATGCCAAGGAGTTCACTCTGGTGCTGTCTGCAGCAAACGTCTGCCTCGAccccattatttattttttcctctgcctccCCTTTAGAGAAAAGCTGTACCAAAAACTGCACCTCAAGATGAAAGCTTCAAGTGAGGTTGAAATTTCTAAATCCAGAAGATCAAATACGCTTGGGGAAAGCATAAACATAGTGTAG
- the GPR171 gene encoding LOW QUALITY PROTEIN: G-protein coupled receptor 171 (The sequence of the model RefSeq protein was modified relative to this genomic sequence to represent the inferred CDS: inserted 1 base in 1 codon), translating into MSSNISECHLYEEMEPFTYFYYLIFLMGIIGSCFALWAFTQKEQKQKCMSIYLINLLTADFLLTLTLPVKIIVDLGIASWSLRIFHCQVTACFIYLNMYLSIVFLGFVSMDRCLQLMHSSKMYRVQEPGFAKVLCAVVWAMLLLITVPNMAIPIRHVEERPGVGCIDLKTKFGRDWHVFTNFICTAIFLNSSAVVLVSNCVAARQLRRHGRSGERGGRARRALAHVLLVTGAYLLCFVPYHAVRIPYTLSQGRASAACPLRRALFKAKEATLLLAVCNLCLDPLLYYHLSKAFRMKFTEAFAAPKETKALTATEMAQQSSGQSCSPAPEHTCSTSSCWGTAXCGSTADSTPDEP; encoded by the exons ATGTCAAGCAACATTTCTGAATGTCATCTCTATGAAGAAATGGAACCCTTTACCTATTTTTACTACTTGATTTTTCTTATGGGAAttattggaagctgttttgcactGTGGGCATTCACCCAGAAGGAACAGAAACAGAAGTGCATGAGCATCTACTTGATCAACCTCCTCACTGCAGATTTCCTGCTGACTTTGACACTGCCAGTGAAGATTATTGTTGACCTAGGAATCGCATCCTGGAGTCTGAGAATATTCCACTGCCAAGTCACGGCCTGCTTCATCTACCTGAACATGTATTTGTCAATCGTATTTCTGGGATTCGTGAGCATGGATCGCTGCCTGCAGCTGATGCACAGCTCCAAGATGTACCGCGTGCAGGAGCCGGGCTTTGCCAAGGTGCTGTGCGCGGTGGTGTGGGCCATGCTTCTGCTCATCACCGTGCCCAACATGGCCATTCCCATCCGGCACGTCGAGGAGCGCCCGGGCGTCGGCTGCATCGACCTCAAAACCAAATTCGGGAGGGACTGGCACGTGTTCACCAACTTCATCTGCACAGCCATCTTCCTGAACTCCTCGGCGGTGGTGCTGGTGTCCAACTGCGTGGCGGCGCGGCAGCTGCGGCGGCACGGGCGGAGCGGGGAGCGCGGCGGGCGCGCGCGGCGGGCGCTGGCGCACGTGCTGCTGGTGACCGGGGCCTACCTGCTGTGCTTCGTGCCCTACCACGCCGTGCGCATCCCCTACACGCTGAGCCAGGGCCGCGCCAGCGCCGCCTGCCCCCTGCGCCGGGCCCTCTTCAAGGCCAAGGAGGCCACGCTGCTCCTCGCCGTCTGCAACCTCTGCCTCGACCCCCTGCTCTACTACCACCTGTCCAAGGCCTTCCGGATGAAATTCACCGAGGCCTTTGCGGCCCCCAAGGAGACAAAGGCGCTCACGGCCACAGAgatggcacagcagagctcagggcagagctgcagcccagccc cagagcacacctgcagcaccagcagctgctgggggactg gctgtggcagcactgctgacagcactCCTGATGAGCCATGa
- the CLRN1 gene encoding clarin-1 isoform X1: protein MPAPQKKLLFCTAGLLSLGCALGAAAAVGSQLWVRGSILCSTGALLVNASGPELHKFIGAIQYGLFSGQRVRQCGLGGRPLHFSFFPDLLRIIPASIHVSVILFCTVLIVFALVGAGFFMFNAFGSPYETLHGPVGLYLWSFISCECQAGLALPAAPTAQHRGSCGCLIMILFSSEVKIHHLSEKIANFKEGTFTFKTHSEQFANSFWTILVCSLVHFLNALLIRFAGFEFPFSKSEESGTITGAVDLMY, encoded by the exons ATGCCGGCGCCGCAGAAGAAGCTGCTGTTCTGCACGGCCGGGCTGCTGAGCCTGGGCTGCGCGCtgggcgcggcggcggccgtgggcagccagctctgggtgcGGGGCTCCATCCTCTGCAGCACCGGAGCGCTGCTCGTCAACGCCAGCGGCCCCGAGCTGCACAAGTTCATCGGCGCCATCCAGTACGGGCTCTTCTCCGGGCAGCGGGTGCGGCAGTGCGGGCTCGGGGGCAGACCGCTGCACTTCTCAT tttttccagATTTGCTCAGAATTATCCCTGCAAGTATCCACGTCAGCGTCATTCTGTTCTGCACTGTGCTGATTGTCTTTGCCCTGGTGGGAGCAGGGTTCTTCATGTTCAATGCCTTTGGCAGCCCCTACGAGACGCTGCACGGCCCCGTGGGGCTCTACCTGTGGAGCTTCATCTCCTgtgagtgccaggctgggctggcactgccagcagcacccactgctcagcacaggg GTtcctgtggctgcctcatcATGATCCTCTTCTCCTCAGAGGTGAAGATCCACCACCTTTCAGAGAAAATTGCTAACTTCAAAGAGGGAACTTTTACATTCAAGACTCACAGTGAGCAGTTTGCAAATTCCTTCTGGACCATCCTGGTTTGCTCCCTGGTGCACTTCCTCAATGCCCTGCTAATCCGATTTGCTGGATTTGAATTTCCCTTTTCAAAATCAGAAGAGTCAGGGACAATCACAGGAGCGGTTGACTTGATGTATTAA
- the CLRN1 gene encoding clarin-1 isoform X2, whose amino-acid sequence MPAPQKKLLFCTAGLLSLGCALGAAAAVGSQLWVRGSILCSTGALLVNASGPELHKFIGAIQYGLFSGQRVRQCGLGGRPLHFSFFPDLLRIIPASIHVSVILFCTVLIVFALVGAGFFMFNAFGSPYETLHGPVGLYLWSFISCSCGCLIMILFSSEVKIHHLSEKIANFKEGTFTFKTHSEQFANSFWTILVCSLVHFLNALLIRFAGFEFPFSKSEESGTITGAVDLMY is encoded by the exons ATGCCGGCGCCGCAGAAGAAGCTGCTGTTCTGCACGGCCGGGCTGCTGAGCCTGGGCTGCGCGCtgggcgcggcggcggccgtgggcagccagctctgggtgcGGGGCTCCATCCTCTGCAGCACCGGAGCGCTGCTCGTCAACGCCAGCGGCCCCGAGCTGCACAAGTTCATCGGCGCCATCCAGTACGGGCTCTTCTCCGGGCAGCGGGTGCGGCAGTGCGGGCTCGGGGGCAGACCGCTGCACTTCTCAT tttttccagATTTGCTCAGAATTATCCCTGCAAGTATCCACGTCAGCGTCATTCTGTTCTGCACTGTGCTGATTGTCTTTGCCCTGGTGGGAGCAGGGTTCTTCATGTTCAATGCCTTTGGCAGCCCCTACGAGACGCTGCACGGCCCCGTGGGGCTCTACCTGTGGAGCTTCATCTCCT GTtcctgtggctgcctcatcATGATCCTCTTCTCCTCAGAGGTGAAGATCCACCACCTTTCAGAGAAAATTGCTAACTTCAAAGAGGGAACTTTTACATTCAAGACTCACAGTGAGCAGTTTGCAAATTCCTTCTGGACCATCCTGGTTTGCTCCCTGGTGCACTTCCTCAATGCCCTGCTAATCCGATTTGCTGGATTTGAATTTCCCTTTTCAAAATCAGAAGAGTCAGGGACAATCACAGGAGCGGTTGACTTGATGTATTAA